A single region of the Palaeococcus ferrophilus DSM 13482 genome encodes:
- the gor gene encoding glyceraldehyde-3-phosphate:ferredoxin oxidoreductase, whose product MKFTTLKINLDEGRVESEEFSKEGIYGIIDYALYLHDEVHRTYELDPYDPKNVTVFGKGPFAGSILPGAHRLMFVFRSPLWGGVFPSAMGGAAYQFQNVGVDFVTIEGKAERPVVLILRNDGENLSVELHEIELERVIEIWRGYKGEEGVYALTQYLIDHLGSKFKGMEYRIAVVGPAALNSNYGAIFSQTLRKGKRVEGSEDWAARGGSGSVLLRAHNVVGIMFGGKPKKRAFPGEDISSFRTAKGIVEGIHKKPYNDVIAEKTVKYKYNPKLKTGGTFGGNYPAEGDFVPILNWGMPYIEKEERIKIHENIMKLYWEPFNKEAIETKNWTNCGEPCPVVCKKYANGHHIEYEPREANGPLSGVITLRASDISVPAVDAMGFDAIEFGGTAAWVLELVHRGILKPEEVGLSDKPDFTKDALLEKPVEASEKNAKLVAELAHRVAFGESEIAKIIGLGKRKASEILDEKFKDRLNYGESFKDYGVFTPLGDDGEITPTMYWAIGNYIPYPIQGRYWTFYQFGVFLEPEELAQKSLGSAIWEFWYDNIGWCRFHRGWMKPVLKALFMEAYGESFDMEEHSKKQLRKLINYAKKAGYMPVFWDSMRVIDLLARGSEEFGNENWAERFKRDKVGTAKEYLKRVLNEYSSALGVDWTL is encoded by the coding sequence ATGAAGTTCACAACACTCAAGATTAACCTTGACGAGGGGCGTGTGGAGAGCGAGGAATTCTCAAAAGAGGGGATATACGGCATAATTGACTACGCCCTCTACCTCCACGATGAGGTTCACAGAACTTACGAGCTTGATCCCTACGACCCGAAGAACGTCACCGTGTTCGGAAAGGGGCCCTTTGCAGGCTCAATTCTTCCCGGGGCGCACAGACTGATGTTCGTCTTCCGCTCCCCCCTCTGGGGAGGTGTTTTCCCTTCGGCGATGGGTGGTGCCGCCTACCAGTTCCAGAACGTGGGAGTGGACTTCGTTACCATCGAAGGGAAGGCGGAGAGGCCCGTTGTGCTAATACTCCGCAACGACGGCGAGAACCTGAGCGTTGAACTCCACGAGATAGAGCTCGAAAGGGTAATCGAAATATGGAGGGGTTACAAGGGCGAGGAAGGCGTCTATGCACTCACCCAGTACCTGATAGACCATCTCGGGAGCAAGTTCAAGGGAATGGAGTACAGGATTGCCGTGGTTGGTCCAGCCGCCCTTAACAGCAACTACGGCGCCATCTTCTCCCAGACGCTGAGGAAGGGCAAGCGCGTTGAGGGAAGCGAGGACTGGGCCGCCCGCGGCGGCTCCGGAAGCGTCCTCCTCAGGGCCCACAACGTCGTGGGGATAATGTTTGGAGGAAAGCCGAAGAAGAGGGCCTTCCCGGGCGAGGACATCTCATCCTTCAGAACCGCCAAGGGAATAGTGGAAGGCATCCACAAGAAGCCCTACAACGACGTCATAGCCGAGAAGACCGTCAAGTACAAGTACAACCCCAAGCTCAAGACCGGAGGAACCTTCGGCGGAAACTACCCGGCCGAGGGCGATTTTGTTCCGATCCTCAACTGGGGAATGCCCTACATCGAGAAGGAAGAGAGGATCAAAATCCACGAGAACATAATGAAGCTTTACTGGGAGCCCTTCAACAAGGAAGCGATAGAGACCAAGAACTGGACGAACTGCGGTGAGCCGTGCCCCGTCGTGTGTAAGAAGTACGCCAACGGCCACCACATCGAGTACGAGCCGAGGGAAGCCAACGGCCCGCTCAGCGGCGTTATAACCCTCCGCGCAAGCGACATAAGCGTCCCGGCCGTTGACGCGATGGGCTTCGACGCCATAGAGTTCGGCGGAACCGCGGCGTGGGTTCTTGAGCTCGTTCACCGCGGAATACTCAAGCCCGAGGAAGTCGGATTAAGCGATAAGCCCGACTTTACGAAGGATGCCCTCCTTGAGAAGCCAGTTGAGGCCAGCGAGAAGAACGCGAAGCTCGTCGCCGAGCTGGCCCACAGGGTTGCCTTCGGGGAGAGCGAGATAGCGAAGATCATCGGCCTCGGAAAGAGGAAGGCGAGCGAAATACTGGACGAGAAGTTCAAAGACCGCTTAAATTATGGGGAGAGCTTCAAGGACTACGGTGTCTTCACGCCGCTAGGTGACGACGGTGAGATAACGCCGACGATGTACTGGGCCATCGGGAACTACATCCCCTACCCGATTCAGGGAAGGTACTGGACGTTCTACCAGTTTGGGGTGTTCCTCGAGCCGGAGGAGCTCGCCCAGAAGAGCCTTGGAAGCGCCATCTGGGAGTTCTGGTACGACAACATCGGGTGGTGCCGCTTCCACCGCGGCTGGATGAAGCCGGTCCTCAAGGCCCTCTTCATGGAGGCCTACGGGGAGAGCTTCGACATGGAGGAGCACTCCAAGAAACAGCTGAGGAAGCTCATAAACTACGCAAAGAAGGCCGGATACATGCCCGTTTTCTGGGACAGCATGCGCGTCATTGACCTTCTGGCCAGGGGAAGTGAGGAGTTCGGGAACGAAAACTGGGCTGAGAGGTTCAAGAGGGACAAGGTCGGCACCGCCAAGGAGTACCTCAAGAGGGTTCTCAACGAGTACAGCTCCGCCCTCGGGGTTGACTGGACCCTCTGA
- a CDS encoding DUF835 domain-containing protein: MEPPYAPIYDTILLVAVGYIWWFFLKRWNRYTAELRPFIQRASIFLSFAFMGRLLDLISDFYQFPYTRETITLLYGVSIVGIVYTMIAYVQALEKSYVPVPKPTSPQIKHEMAGAYIVSGSKEKLTEIMALLKERNSPSLIFTRSPTFYSGAGEFATTIWITQATDAGIPPTKLHVIQEKAIQFAKEFDGSVIVIDCIEYLLMYNEFPSVFKFLVNLKDHLLMLNASLIVAVDEKAIGSRNYRLLLNEFEPL; the protein is encoded by the coding sequence ATGGAGCCACCCTACGCACCCATCTATGACACGATTCTTCTCGTGGCCGTGGGATACATATGGTGGTTCTTCCTCAAGCGGTGGAACCGTTACACCGCAGAGTTGAGGCCATTCATACAGCGGGCTTCAATCTTCCTATCTTTCGCGTTCATGGGCCGTCTTCTTGACCTGATATCCGATTTCTATCAGTTCCCATATACTAGGGAGACAATAACACTGCTCTACGGTGTTTCAATCGTTGGAATAGTATACACCATGATAGCCTACGTACAGGCCCTAGAGAAGTCCTACGTCCCTGTACCTAAACCTACCTCCCCTCAGATCAAGCATGAAATGGCGGGAGCCTATATCGTCTCCGGCTCAAAGGAGAAACTTACGGAGATAATGGCACTTCTCAAGGAGAGGAATTCCCCCTCGCTGATATTCACGCGTTCACCCACCTTCTACAGCGGCGCGGGCGAGTTCGCCACCACCATCTGGATTACACAGGCCACGGACGCGGGAATTCCCCCAACGAAGCTTCATGTAATACAGGAGAAGGCAATACAGTTCGCGAAGGAGTTTGACGGCTCTGTTATCGTGATAGACTGCATAGAGTACCTACTCATGTACAACGAGTTCCCGAGCGTCTTCAAGTTCCTGGTCAACCTCAAGGATCACCTTCTTATGCTCAACGCCTCCCTCATAGTGGCCGTTGACGAGAAGGCCATAGGGTCGAGGAACTACCGCCTTCTCCTCAACGAATTCGAGCCCCTCTAA
- a CDS encoding prenyltransferase/squalene oxidase repeat-containing protein has protein sequence MEGKGWLSLLVVFIILAAAIWATSRSGQNFRESIIDEGWEEQTAKRLTMAQDPETGGWGDVSFTLVPTIYATYHGIAALKAMGMEPDQKTITFVRKYEEDILRSGRRDYEAFNGVYYLLKIFRELNISPVDRGTFRAIVGAEVKRSNASFESVEALAMLEPSSAREYALRLWSSLGAESGDEFLWDFMVYRELLRESGLRLSEIPNYQEMHRRAMATFYDLSRSPDERWFYGLMTLSRFIHEEGIEGPALRAELLNEISEYKMEDGSYSDGSGRRERLSTTHWAVDMVVWLGGNVGNDTARYVLSLESPIGGFLHIHDFIGPDPLTTAFSVKTLKMMNWSVPNEEKVREYLLGSLYKETSPPVVWAEYTALLDTSYPRDEVRKIVEPKVLDFVEGFNFSRIYTNPYLLKDTYYVLLTAKDLGIPLNESWKGELLHRVLPLEDDDGGFGGSITNVSILRFEVTLYAVLTLQELGYDNIDDRTWEFIESYRGSDGMWPFFPLTRYALIALKNSGRDVKKDRILRALELRKCPYGFFSYAPCELPEQGDPIATYLALDMLALLEK, from the coding sequence TTATTTTGGCGGCGGCAATATGGGCCACCTCAAGGTCCGGACAGAACTTTCGTGAATCCATAATTGACGAAGGATGGGAAGAACAGACCGCCAAACGACTTACAATGGCACAGGACCCCGAAACGGGGGGATGGGGGGATGTTTCATTCACGCTGGTGCCAACCATCTACGCCACCTACCATGGAATTGCCGCCCTTAAAGCCATGGGAATGGAGCCGGATCAGAAGACAATAACGTTCGTAAGGAAATATGAGGAGGATATTCTAAGGAGCGGGAGAAGGGATTACGAGGCCTTCAACGGTGTTTATTACCTTCTTAAAATATTCAGGGAGCTCAACATAAGCCCCGTGGACAGAGGGACGTTTCGGGCCATAGTGGGGGCCGAGGTAAAACGCTCCAATGCCAGCTTTGAAAGCGTGGAGGCACTTGCAATGCTTGAGCCTTCCTCTGCCAGGGAGTACGCCCTTCGGTTGTGGTCTTCCCTCGGTGCCGAATCGGGGGATGAATTTCTGTGGGATTTCATGGTGTACCGTGAACTTCTTCGGGAGAGTGGTTTAAGGCTCTCAGAGATTCCTAATTACCAGGAAATGCACCGTCGGGCGATGGCCACTTTCTATGACCTTTCCCGTAGCCCCGATGAGCGCTGGTTCTATGGACTCATGACACTTTCAAGGTTCATTCACGAGGAGGGGATTGAGGGTCCCGCTTTAAGGGCGGAGCTGCTAAATGAGATTTCAGAGTACAAAATGGAGGATGGCTCCTATTCCGATGGCTCTGGGAGGAGGGAAAGGCTTTCAACGACGCATTGGGCGGTGGATATGGTGGTCTGGCTCGGTGGTAATGTGGGGAACGATACCGCCAGATACGTCCTCTCATTGGAGAGCCCAATTGGTGGTTTCCTCCACATCCATGACTTCATTGGGCCTGATCCTTTAACCACAGCTTTTTCAGTTAAGACATTGAAAATGATGAACTGGAGCGTTCCAAACGAGGAAAAGGTTAGGGAATACCTCCTTGGTTCGCTGTATAAGGAGACTTCACCGCCCGTGGTTTGGGCAGAGTACACTGCACTCCTCGATACAAGCTATCCACGGGATGAAGTACGGAAAATAGTTGAGCCAAAGGTGCTGGATTTTGTGGAGGGTTTTAACTTCTCCAGAATTTACACGAACCCCTACCTCCTCAAGGATACGTACTATGTCCTTTTGACAGCGAAGGATCTTGGAATTCCGCTCAATGAGAGCTGGAAAGGGGAACTTCTCCACCGGGTTCTTCCTCTTGAGGACGATGATGGGGGGTTCGGAGGGAGCATCACCAACGTTTCAATCCTGAGGTTTGAAGTGACCCTTTACGCGGTTCTTACGCTTCAGGAGCTCGGGTATGATAACATAGACGACAGAACCTGGGAGTTCATAGAGTCCTATAGGGGAAGCGATGGCATGTGGCCTTTCTTCCCCCTGACGAGGTACGCTTTGATTGCCCTGAAGAACTCGGGAAGGGACGTCAAGAAGGACAGGATACTGAGGGCCCTTGAGCTAAGAAAATGTCCCTACGGCTTCTTCTCCTACGCTCCCTGCGAACTTCCGGAGCAAGGGGACCCTATAGCGACTTACCTGGCTCTGGACATGCTTGCTCTGCTGGAGAAATAA
- a CDS encoding RsmB/NOP family class I SAM-dependent RNA methyltransferase has protein sequence MGYEEAFPPELREYYAKLFGREAEEIMASLRTPVEKYYIRVNTLKTSRSKLMDILRKEGLKPKRSPYLKEGIYFEREGPNFDDDYEPGLPVVRANKFASESVYQGAMLYAPGVLQADKRIKPGDKVEIKDPRGLLVGIGIARMSAKEMILSTRGLAVEVTLPKFRLPSLSELESFKKGLFYAQSLPSMVASRVLEPSEEDLIVDMAAAPGGKTSHIAQLMGNRGEIIAMDKSRNRLRKMEEELERLGVKNVKLIRMDSRKLPELGIEADKILLDAPCTALGIRPKLWESRTPKDIEATARYQRHFINAAIKSLRKGGVLVYSTCTLSYEENEANVRYILEKGLKLEEQSVFIGSHGIGVEDVQRFYPNRHLTQGFFIARFRKVQA, from the coding sequence AGGAAGCCTTTCCACCGGAACTTCGGGAGTACTACGCGAAACTCTTCGGGAGAGAGGCGGAGGAGATAATGGCCTCGCTGAGAACGCCGGTGGAGAAGTACTACATAAGGGTGAACACCCTCAAGACGAGCCGCTCAAAGCTGATGGATATCCTGAGGAAGGAGGGTCTCAAGCCCAAGAGGAGCCCCTACCTCAAGGAGGGAATCTACTTCGAGAGGGAGGGCCCGAACTTCGACGACGATTACGAGCCCGGCCTGCCCGTTGTGAGAGCCAACAAGTTCGCGAGCGAGAGCGTCTACCAGGGGGCCATGCTCTACGCGCCCGGAGTGCTCCAGGCCGACAAGAGGATAAAGCCCGGCGACAAGGTTGAAATAAAAGACCCGCGGGGACTTCTGGTCGGAATCGGAATAGCGAGAATGAGCGCCAAGGAGATGATACTCTCGACGAGGGGGCTGGCCGTAGAGGTGACCCTGCCAAAGTTCAGGCTGCCGAGTTTGAGCGAGCTGGAGAGCTTTAAGAAGGGCCTCTTCTACGCTCAAAGTTTGCCCTCGATGGTAGCCTCGAGAGTCCTAGAGCCGAGCGAGGAGGATCTTATCGTTGACATGGCTGCCGCTCCCGGCGGGAAGACATCGCACATCGCCCAGCTCATGGGGAACAGGGGCGAGATAATAGCGATGGACAAGTCGAGGAACAGGCTCAGGAAGATGGAGGAGGAGCTTGAGAGGCTCGGCGTGAAGAACGTCAAGCTGATTCGCATGGACTCACGGAAGCTCCCGGAGCTCGGAATCGAGGCAGATAAAATACTCCTCGACGCACCCTGCACGGCCCTGGGAATACGGCCCAAGCTCTGGGAGAGCAGGACGCCGAAGGATATAGAGGCGACCGCGCGCTACCAGAGGCACTTCATAAACGCCGCCATAAAATCCCTCAGGAAGGGCGGCGTTCTCGTTTACTCAACCTGCACGCTGAGTTATGAAGAGAACGAGGCCAACGTGAGGTACATCCTCGAAAAGGGCCTCAAGCTTGAAGAGCAGAGCGTTTTTATAGGCTCCCACGGTATCGGGGTTGAGGACGTCCAGAGGTTCTACCCCAACAGGCACCTAACCCAGGGCTTTTTCATAGCGAGGTTCAGGAAGGTGCAGGCATGA
- a CDS encoding NAD(+) kinase: MRFGVIARRDREEALKLAYRVYDFLKVSGYEVIVDEETHRHFPHFGEEDVFPPSQFDVDVIVAIGGDGTILRVEHMTPRDIPILGINMGTLGFLSEVEPSETFFAINKVLEGDYHIDERMKLRIHVEGERFPDALNEVALLTGIPGKIVHIKYYVDSGLADEIRADGLIISTPTGSTGYSMSAGGPFLDPRLDAVIIAPLAPIALNARPLVVPGTSRVDVRVLTQDRPFILSIDGQFYKSLEPDVEVVVKKSPRKTKFIRFSREIYPKYTLRIKKKF; this comes from the coding sequence ATGAGGTTCGGAGTGATAGCGAGGCGCGATAGGGAGGAGGCCCTGAAGCTGGCCTACCGCGTTTACGACTTTCTCAAGGTCAGCGGGTACGAGGTCATAGTTGACGAGGAGACCCACAGACACTTCCCCCACTTCGGGGAGGAGGACGTTTTTCCACCGTCCCAGTTCGATGTTGACGTAATCGTGGCCATCGGCGGTGACGGGACGATACTAAGGGTCGAGCACATGACCCCCCGGGACATACCGATCCTCGGGATAAACATGGGCACCCTCGGGTTCCTCTCCGAGGTGGAGCCGAGCGAGACGTTCTTTGCAATAAACAAAGTCCTCGAGGGGGACTACCATATAGACGAGCGCATGAAGCTCCGCATCCACGTGGAGGGGGAGAGGTTCCCAGACGCCCTCAACGAGGTCGCCCTCCTCACGGGAATCCCCGGGAAGATAGTGCACATCAAGTACTACGTGGACAGCGGACTGGCCGACGAGATAAGGGCCGATGGTTTGATAATATCAACACCAACGGGCTCCACTGGTTATTCCATGTCAGCTGGAGGACCTTTTCTGGACCCGAGGCTCGACGCGGTTATCATAGCCCCCCTTGCCCCCATAGCCCTGAACGCGCGCCCCCTTGTCGTCCCCGGAACCTCGAGGGTTGACGTGAGGGTGCTCACCCAGGACAGACCATTCATTCTCTCCATAGACGGGCAGTTCTACAAGTCCCTTGAGCCGGATGTGGAGGTCGTGGTCAAAAAGTCCCCCAGAAAAACTAAGTTCATACGCTTCTCCCGGGAGATATACCCCAAGTACACGCTGAGAATAAAGAAGAAGTTTTAG
- a CDS encoding bifunctional N(6)-L-threonylcarbamoyladenine synthase/serine/threonine protein kinase has product MIALGIEGTAHTLGIGVVTEEKVLANVFDTLTTEKGGIHPKEAAEHHAKLLKPLLKKALEIAGVSMEDVDVIAFSQGPGLGPALRVVATAARALAIKHNKPIVGVNHCIAHVEITKMFGVKDPVGLYVSGGNTQVLALEGGRYRVFGETLDIGIGNAIDTFARELGIGFPGGPKIEKLALNGERYIELPYAVKGMDLSFSGLLTEAVRKYRTGKYRIEDVAYSFQETAFAALVEVTERAVAHTGKDEVVLVGGVAANNRLREMLKIMTEDRGVTFFVPPYDLCRDNGAMIAYTGLRMYRGGVRFKVEDTVVKQKFRTDEMEVTW; this is encoded by the coding sequence ATGATAGCGCTGGGAATCGAAGGAACCGCGCACACGCTTGGCATCGGCGTTGTTACCGAAGAGAAGGTTCTCGCCAACGTATTCGATACCCTAACTACTGAGAAGGGTGGAATTCACCCGAAGGAGGCCGCAGAGCATCACGCTAAACTCTTAAAACCTCTCCTGAAAAAGGCCCTTGAGATCGCCGGGGTGAGCATGGAGGACGTTGATGTTATAGCCTTCTCCCAGGGGCCGGGGCTCGGGCCCGCCCTCAGGGTTGTTGCCACTGCTGCGAGGGCCCTCGCCATAAAACACAACAAGCCAATAGTGGGTGTGAACCACTGCATAGCCCACGTTGAGATAACGAAGATGTTCGGCGTTAAAGACCCCGTGGGATTGTACGTTAGCGGAGGAAACACGCAGGTTCTGGCTCTGGAAGGGGGCAGATACCGCGTCTTCGGCGAGACCCTTGACATAGGAATAGGGAACGCCATAGACACCTTCGCGAGGGAGCTCGGCATAGGCTTTCCGGGAGGCCCAAAGATAGAGAAGCTCGCCCTGAATGGTGAGCGGTACATAGAGCTTCCCTACGCTGTCAAGGGGATGGACCTTAGCTTCTCCGGTCTGCTCACCGAAGCGGTCAGGAAGTATCGCACGGGTAAATACAGAATTGAGGATGTGGCGTACTCCTTCCAGGAGACTGCCTTCGCCGCTCTGGTGGAGGTCACGGAAAGGGCCGTCGCCCACACCGGAAAGGATGAGGTGGTTCTCGTTGGAGGGGTTGCTGCCAACAACCGCCTCCGCGAGATGCTCAAAATCATGACGGAGGATCGCGGCGTGACTTTCTTCGTGCCCCCGTACGATCTGTGCCGGGACAACGGTGCGATGATAGCCTACACAGGACTTAGGATGTACCGTGGCGGCGTAAGGTTTAAAGTTGAGGACACAGTAGTGAAACAGAAGTTCCGCACCGACGAGATGGAGGTAACCTGGTGA
- a CDS encoding flippase-like domain-containing protein, with translation MRGRKYLLMALGVALIIALIVWAGVEETLKIVMGASPRPLVLAILTQVLATFAWALRWRVFLNKAGIRPGTKDLLMAVMIGVFVNNITPGARAGGEPARTYFIGKRTNSGYGAVFATVMADRILDVIPVMAFTFIAFKYALDGGNRLLLLVLGISTLALAVVLLLTILFSYNERLALGLVKRILGLIRRLFPGRFSRVEEDIEEKIRNTVMEFRETLVDLSKDPAVFFKTLFYSFALWGFMVLRTYFVFESISHPLPLSSIVMVQMAGIAMGMISVIPGGLGITEGINSALYLSLSIEKSIAVTATVVDRFISFWLPSIVGGGISLYLSARDGSDEVRSDSEAR, from the coding sequence ATGAGGGGGAGGAAGTACCTGCTGATGGCGCTGGGAGTTGCACTCATAATAGCGCTCATAGTGTGGGCTGGAGTGGAAGAGACCCTCAAAATCGTCATGGGCGCTTCCCCCCGACCCCTTGTCCTAGCAATACTCACGCAGGTTCTGGCCACGTTCGCATGGGCCCTTCGGTGGCGCGTGTTCCTCAACAAAGCGGGTATAAGGCCGGGGACGAAGGACCTCCTGATGGCGGTCATGATAGGGGTCTTCGTCAACAACATAACCCCGGGGGCGAGGGCGGGCGGCGAGCCGGCGAGAACATACTTCATAGGTAAAAGGACCAACAGCGGGTACGGGGCCGTTTTTGCCACGGTCATGGCGGATAGGATACTCGATGTAATTCCCGTCATGGCATTCACCTTCATTGCATTTAAGTACGCGCTGGACGGAGGAAACAGACTTCTCCTCCTTGTCCTTGGAATCTCAACCCTCGCCCTGGCGGTGGTGCTCCTCCTTACGATCCTCTTTTCCTACAACGAACGCCTCGCCCTAGGGCTCGTGAAGAGAATCCTGGGCCTCATAAGGCGGCTCTTTCCCGGCAGGTTCTCAAGGGTCGAGGAGGACATAGAGGAGAAGATAAGGAACACGGTCATGGAGTTCAGGGAGACTCTCGTTGACCTATCCAAGGACCCGGCGGTTTTCTTCAAGACGCTCTTCTACTCCTTTGCCCTATGGGGATTTATGGTTCTGAGGACGTACTTCGTCTTTGAGAGCATCTCCCACCCCCTCCCGCTCTCAAGCATAGTTATGGTGCAGATGGCGGGCATAGCGATGGGCATGATAAGCGTCATCCCCGGAGGCCTCGGCATAACAGAGGGGATAAACTCGGCCCTCTATCTGAGCCTCTCAATAGAGAAGAGCATCGCGGTGACCGCCACCGTCGTGGATAGGTTTATATCCTTCTGGCTCCCATCAATAGTAGGCGGGGGTATAAGCCTTTACCTAAGCGCAAGGGATGGTAGTGATGAGGTTCGGAGTGATAGCGAGGCGCGATAG